In Silene latifolia isolate original U9 population chromosome 3, ASM4854445v1, whole genome shotgun sequence, a single window of DNA contains:
- the LOC141646820 gene encoding zinc finger CCCH domain-containing protein 40-like, whose protein sequence is MAHRLLRDNEADGWERSDFPIICGTCLGDNPFIRMTKADYDKECKICTRPFTVFRWRPGKEARYKKTEICQTCCKLKNVCQVCLLDLEYGLPVQVRDTALSISTHDAIPKSDVNREYFAEEHDRKARAGLDYESSYGKVRPNDTILKLQRTTPYYKRNRAHVCSFFIRGECTRGAECPYRHEMPVTGELSQQNIKDRYYGVNDPVANKLLNKAGEMQTLDPPEDESIKTLYVGGLDNRITEQDLRDNFYAHGEIESIRMVLQRACAFVTYTTRDAAEKAADELSNKLVINGLRLKLMWGRPQQPKPETDGAGVNQQASVAHSGMLPRAVISQQQNQINPPGAPPQGQLPPPMPYFNIPPPPQQDRAYYPSMDPQRMGAVIPSQDGASSSGSGPDKSGQGQHPYAYQGMPPQPGQYQQPYYPPYGYMAPLPPNYQHYPPGQYHQQPSAGPPPPQPPTQPQQYQQPAPSGSSQQQ, encoded by the exons ATGGCGCATCGATTGCTGAGAGATAATGAAGCTGATGGATGGGAGCGGTCCGACTTCCCTATCATCTGTGGTACTTGTCTTGGCGACAATCCCTTCATTCGAATG ACTAAAGCGGATTATGACAAGGAATGCAAGATCTGTACAAGACCATTTACAGTGTTTCGTTGGAGACCAGGTAAGGAAGCTAGGTATAAAAAGACAGAGATCTGTCAGACATGCTGTAAATTGAAAAATGTATGTCAAGTCTGCCTTCTGGATCTCGAGTACGGTCTGCCAGTCCAGGTTCGAGATACTGCTCTCAGCATAAGCACCCATGATGCAATCCCAAAGAGTGATGTCAATAGGGAATACTTTGCAGAGGAGCATGACCGCAAG GCTAGAGCCGGTTTAGATTATGAATCCTCATATGGCAAGGTGCGACCTAATGACACTATTTTGAAGCTTCAAAGAACAACGCCGTACTATAAAAGAAATAGAGCTCATGTTTGCAGTTTCTTTATAAGAGGTGAATGTACTAGAGGGGCTGAGTGTCCTTACAGGCACGAGATGCCAGTCACCGGGGAGTTGTCACAGCAGAACATAAAAGATCGTTATTATGG AGTGAATGATCCTGTAGCAAACAAGCTTCTCAATAAAGCTGGTGAGATGCAGACACTAGACCCCCCAGAGGATGAGAGTATCAAGACTCTATATGTGGGCGGGCTTGATAACAGAATTACCGAGCAAGACCTAAGAGACAACTTCTACGCCCATGGTGAAATTGAATCCATAAGGATGGTGCTCCAGCGAGCTTGTGCTTTTGTAACCTATACTACCCGAGACGCTGCTGAGAAGGCTGCTGATGAGCTGTCAAACAAACTCGTCATTAACGGTTTAAGGCTAAAGCTAATGTGGGGCCGACCTCAACAACCGAAACCTGAGACCGATGGCGCAGGAGTAAACCAACAGGCATCTGTGGCGCACAGTGGTATGCTTCCTAGGGCAGTTATTTCTCAGCAGCAAAATCAAATTAATCCTCCTGGCGCGCCGCCTCAGGGTCAGCTCCCGCCACCAATGCCTTATTTTAATATTCCTCCGCCACCTCAACAAGACCGGGCGTACTACCCATCGATGGACCCCCAGCGTATGGGTGCGGTCATACCTTCACAAGACGGAGCTTCTAGTTCAGGATCGGGACCTGACAAATCTGGTCAAGGTCAGCACCCATATGCCTATCAGGGTATGCCACCTCAGCCAGGTCAGTATCAACAGCCATATTATCCACCATATGGGTATATGGCACCTCTGCCGCCAAATTACCAGCACTACCCTCCTGGTCAATATCACCAGCAGCCTTCAGCAGGACCTCCACCGCCGCAGCCACCCACGCAGCCACAGCAGTATCAGCAGCCTGCACCATCAGGCTCTTCTCAACAACAGTAA